GATATAATCCAATTAATTAAAAATTTACTTTTTTCTAATTTGCGCTAAGGAATCTTTTATGACAAAATATATCGTTAAATCTGGGGATACACTTTATAGTATAGCTACGAGGATTCTTGGGAATCCAGCCCTGGTAGGCGAGATTAAAAAAAATAATAATCTGAATTCTGATAACCTAAAATTAGGTATGGAGCTTTTATTACCCGTAAAAACAAAACCAAAAAGCGTTACGACTAACGTTCCTATCAGTGTTGAACAAAAAACTAAAAGTGTGCCGAATAATATAGAGTCTGAACCTGTTCCTTTTTTGATTGGAGACAAATTTTATTATAAAAACGAAAATGGAACTCAAATTGAGATTGGAAGTAAAAGACCAAAAGGAATAATGAGGGTTGGTCAGTTAAACCCAGAAAAGTTTGCGATAGAAAATAGTGCTCTTCTAAATAGTTTGAAGTTGACTAGTTCCGAGATAAAAGTTTTGTCCGGTGTTTCAAAAAATGAAGGAAATTTAGATGCGATAAATTCTTGGGATAATGCTTTTTTTAGTTGGGGAATGTTTCAGTGGACGATAGGCACTTTATCTGCTCAAGGTGAACTCCCTGCGCTATTAAAGTTAATTCAATCTCAAAAACCAGCTCTATTTCAGACCTATTTTGGCAAATTCGGAATTAGTATTTCGAGTGTTACTTCAGACATTACTGGGTTTCTTATTTTAGATAAACAAGAAGTGAATAATCCAACTATCAAAGAAAGATTCAGAGACCCAATTTGGGCAATGAGATTTATCCAAGCTGGACTAAATCCTGAAATTGCTTCTATTCAAATACTATTTGCCGTAAATAGATTAAATCGTTTTTATTTTAAAAACGAAACTGCTTTAGGCGGAGTATCGCTTAGTAAGTTGTTAAATTCTGAATATGCAGTTGGTTTATTATTGGATAATCATGTAAACCGTCCCGCTTGGGTTGTTCCATGTGTAGTCAAAGCTATTGGAGAGTTAGGACTTTCTTTCAATGACTTGTCGAATGCAGATGATGCTACAGAAGGACTTGTGATAGAAAGATACTTACAAATCAGAGAAACATACCAAGCTCCCAAAAGTTCTACCAAACCTATGACTCACGCAAAACAAAGAGGCGAAAAAATCGCAAACTCTGGATTATCCAAACAAAGAAACTCATTTTTATCCGGATCCAAAAATCGATCTGTATAATTTTTTCTAATTTTTGTAAATTAAAATCCTACAACTTCTACTTTGAAAATTTTAAAATCTTTTTCGTTCTTTGTGATAACTTTTAGCTTATGGATATGTGCGATAGACGCTATCTGTCCGTCTACAAATGTGGGAGTTTTTCCTAATTTAGAGAGACGAGATTTTTCTTTTGCGTGCCAAATCGCTGATTGAGAATCGTATTCGAAAATGGGCAGAGTATCTTGAATTGATTTGATATAAGTTTCGAGGATTTTTTTCTTTTTGCTGTCTTCTAAAAGTTCCATTCCGTATTGTAATTCATGAATTACAATACTACAAGTCGCAAGGGTTGATTCATTTTCTTCTAGGAAGTTCAATACTTTTTGGTCGGGAGATTTTTTGAGTTGTTCAGAAAGAATATTTGTGTCTAGAAGATACAAAGGCTCCATGAACTAAAAGATTACTTCTCTGTCTTTGGTCGTATCTCTTAGGTTGGCGAAGTCTTTATCAGAGAAAGAATTTTTTTTGAATTCGTCGGAGGCACGTAGTGTTTTCAGGGCTTCCGTAAAACTTTTTCGGTTTCCTTTTAGGGAGTCGTATTCGCGAGTAGAAAGAAGGTATGCGACAACTTTCCCACGTCTCGTGATAGGAATTACGGGTGTGTTCTCCAGTGAATGCACTAAAACGGGAAGGTGGTTCTTGGTGTGTGCAATGCTGTAGCTTGTTTCAGTCATCATTACCATATGGCTATCTAAGTAGCTATATGGTAAAAAGTCAATAAAATTTTTATTCCAACAGAAATATTGAAAGATCACCACAGATGGACTCAGATATGCCAAACGCCAAAAGAAATTACTCATTCGTTTTTAGAACAGCCATATTTTTGACGTTTGGAAATGCCCTATTTTTTACAAAACGGGAAAATACTTTTGGCGAAGGGTATATTTAGGGATTTAAGCCCATATATCGTAATCCGTTTATTCTTCCTCATTTCCAAGCAAATCATCCGGAAGACTTTTGGTTCCTTTGCCTCCGAGAGATTCGATTTTACGAGCGCGATTGATTAAATTTCCTTTGCCAGATGAGAGTTTACCTAAAGCGGATTTATAAACTTTATCAGATTTTTCAATTGCCGTTCCAATTTCATGCATGTCTGTAACGAAACCTTGGAATTTATCTAACATGGCACCTGCTTCTTTGGCGATTTCTACTACGTTGCGATTTTGTTTTTCTTGTTTCCAGATAACACTGATTACGCGCAATGCTCCAATCAAAGTAGTAGGTGTAACTAGTAAAATATTCTTTTCGAAAGCGTGGTTGTAAATACCCGGATCGGTGTGCATTGCCAAGGAAAAAGAAGGCTCTATGGGAATAAATAGTAACACAAAATCCGGAGAATTAATTCCTTTGAGTTTGAAGTATTCTTTGGCGGAGAGAAGTTTGATATGATTGTACAAAGAATCAATATGGTCTTTTAGATACTTGGCTTTTTGTTCTTTGTCGTCGGTGCCACAATAATTATCATAGGCAACAAGGGAAACCTTGGAGTCAATGACAAGATTTTTATTATCGGGAAGATTTACAATTACGTCTGGTGTAAAACGTTGATTATCCTCAGAACTTAATTGTTGTTGAATGGTATAATCTCTTCCTTTTTCGAGACCTGATTTGTCCAAGATTCGTTCTAAGATACCTTCTCCCCAATTTCCTTGAGCTTTGTTGTCTCCTCTAAGTGCATTCGTTAGATTACGTGCTTCTTCGCTCATAGTTAAATTTAATTTTTCCAAAAGAGAGATTTGTTCCTTGAGAGAACTTGTTTCTTTTGCTTGTTCGAGTCTCGTGTTATCTACTTTCTTTTCAAACTTTTCTAAATTTTCTCGAAGTGGTTTTAGAATAGTGTCTAACGTTTCACCGGTTTGTTTGTTAAAGGAGGAGGAAGTGTTTAAAAGGATTTGGTTTGCAATTTTTTGAAATTCGTCGTTGAACTTTGAGTTCAATTTTTCGATTTCTTCTTTTTGGCGAACCATGTTTTCTTCTAGAGTTTTAAATTCTATATTTCTGCCCGAAAGAGTTTTTTCTAGTTCGATGGATTTGAGTTGGAGGGTTTTGAATTCGGAATTGAGAGATTCGTATTTGGATTCAAATTCTTTTACTCTGTCTTCAGTAGCTTTTAACTCCGAACTCCGAGTCGCTAAATTTTGCCCTAAATTTCGAGTGGTTTCTTGTTCTATTTTCAGGAGCCGCTCCTTCTCGATTAATAGAAGTGAGGCTTGTTCTAATTTGGTTTGGAAGATGGCTTTGTCATTTCTAAGAGCATTTTGCT
This sequence is a window from Leptospiraceae bacterium. Protein-coding genes within it:
- a CDS encoding type II toxin-antitoxin system Phd/YefM family antitoxin yields the protein MSNFFWRLAYLSPSVVIFQYFCWNKNFIDFLPYSYLDSHMVMMTETSYSIAHTKNHLPVLVHSLENTPVIPITRRGKVVAYLLSTREYDSLKGNRKSFTEALKTLRASDEFKKNSFSDKDFANLRDTTKDREVIF
- a CDS encoding LysM peptidoglycan-binding domain-containing protein is translated as MTKYIVKSGDTLYSIATRILGNPALVGEIKKNNNLNSDNLKLGMELLLPVKTKPKSVTTNVPISVEQKTKSVPNNIESEPVPFLIGDKFYYKNENGTQIEIGSKRPKGIMRVGQLNPEKFAIENSALLNSLKLTSSEIKVLSGVSKNEGNLDAINSWDNAFFSWGMFQWTIGTLSAQGELPALLKLIQSQKPALFQTYFGKFGISISSVTSDITGFLILDKQEVNNPTIKERFRDPIWAMRFIQAGLNPEIASIQILFAVNRLNRFYFKNETALGGVSLSKLLNSEYAVGLLLDNHVNRPAWVVPCVVKAIGELGLSFNDLSNADDATEGLVIERYLQIRETYQAPKSSTKPMTHAKQRGEKIANSGLSKQRNSFLSGSKNRSV
- the rmuC gene encoding DNA recombination protein RmuC, which gives rise to MELVLITNAIVMVIFGFGGFYLAKFKYQSESGMSPEEQNALRNDKAIFQTKLEQASLLLIEKERLLKIEQETTRNLGQNLATRSSELKATEDRVKEFESKYESLNSEFKTLQLKSIELEKTLSGRNIEFKTLEENMVRQKEEIEKLNSKFNDEFQKIANQILLNTSSSFNKQTGETLDTILKPLRENLEKFEKKVDNTRLEQAKETSSLKEQISLLEKLNLTMSEEARNLTNALRGDNKAQGNWGEGILERILDKSGLEKGRDYTIQQQLSSEDNQRFTPDVIVNLPDNKNLVIDSKVSLVAYDNYCGTDDKEQKAKYLKDHIDSLYNHIKLLSAKEYFKLKGINSPDFVLLFIPIEPSFSLAMHTDPGIYNHAFEKNILLVTPTTLIGALRVISVIWKQEKQNRNVVEIAKEAGAMLDKFQGFVTDMHEIGTAIEKSDKVYKSALGKLSSGKGNLINRARKIESLGGKGTKSLPDDLLGNEEE
- a CDS encoding type II toxin-antitoxin system VapC family toxin — protein: MEPLYLLDTNILSEQLKKSPDQKVLNFLEENESTLATCSIVIHELQYGMELLEDSKKKKILETYIKSIQDTLPIFEYDSQSAIWHAKEKSRLSKLGKTPTFVDGQIASIAHIHKLKVITKNEKDFKIFKVEVVGF